The Cryomorphaceae bacterium 1068 genome window below encodes:
- a CDS encoding NAD(P)/FAD-dependent oxidoreductase, whose product MIRKDWDAIVIGGGAAGFFAAIQAAENGAKVIILEKTTKFLSKVKVSGGGRCNVTHDCDYPSQLVKFYPRGLKSLKKSFNKFDVNDTRQWFESRGVKLKTESDGRVFPITDNSQTIINCLMKEVESKGIEIRTKSEVTELKPHENGFSLELKSGESFKADKVIVTVGGYPKSESYQWLRDLSLKIVEPVPSLFTFNVPDSDMKDLQGLSVDNGIVSVPGSKWKDDGPILITHWGFSAPAVIKLSAWAAIDLHSRNYRFPIHINWTGQSENSVRSILQEMRKNHPTKQIASNPQFEISKRLWERLCQKAEIPESLKYADLPAKTMNRFIEILVRCPYQVDGKTTFKEEFVTAGGVDLSEVDLSTFESKKHSGLFFAGEVLNADGVTGGYNFQHAWTSGYLAGKTAGGAN is encoded by the coding sequence ATGATTCGAAAGGACTGGGATGCAATTGTTATTGGTGGGGGCGCAGCGGGTTTTTTCGCGGCAATCCAAGCGGCTGAGAACGGAGCCAAAGTGATCATTCTTGAAAAGACTACAAAGTTTTTGTCCAAGGTGAAGGTGAGCGGAGGCGGACGGTGCAACGTCACCCACGACTGTGATTATCCAAGCCAATTGGTGAAGTTCTACCCACGCGGCTTGAAGTCCTTGAAAAAATCCTTCAACAAATTTGACGTAAACGATACCCGACAATGGTTTGAGTCGCGGGGAGTCAAGCTCAAAACCGAATCCGATGGTCGGGTTTTTCCGATTACGGATAATTCCCAAACCATCATCAATTGCCTGATGAAGGAGGTCGAATCGAAAGGGATTGAAATCCGAACCAAGTCGGAAGTCACCGAATTAAAACCCCACGAAAATGGATTTAGTCTGGAGCTGAAAAGCGGTGAGTCCTTCAAGGCCGATAAGGTAATTGTCACGGTGGGCGGCTACCCGAAATCTGAGAGCTACCAATGGCTGCGCGATCTCAGTTTAAAAATCGTCGAACCCGTTCCCTCGCTTTTTACCTTCAATGTTCCCGATTCGGATATGAAAGACTTGCAAGGACTCTCGGTGGATAACGGAATCGTATCTGTGCCAGGCAGCAAGTGGAAAGACGACGGGCCGATTCTTATCACCCATTGGGGTTTTAGCGCTCCTGCCGTGATCAAGCTGTCAGCTTGGGCCGCGATTGATTTACACTCCAGAAACTATCGATTTCCCATCCACATCAATTGGACGGGGCAAAGTGAGAACAGTGTGCGGTCAATCTTACAGGAAATGCGAAAAAATCATCCCACCAAACAGATTGCCAGCAATCCTCAGTTTGAGATTTCTAAACGGCTTTGGGAGCGTCTTTGCCAGAAGGCAGAGATTCCCGAATCGCTGAAATATGCCGATTTACCCGCCAAGACCATGAATCGGTTTATCGAAATCTTGGTGCGGTGCCCGTATCAGGTAGATGGAAAAACGACCTTCAAAGAAGAGTTTGTAACGGCAGGTGGTGTCGACTTGAGTGAAGTTGATCTAAGCACTTTCGAATCTAAGAAGCATTCCGGTCTTTTCTTCGCGGGAGAAGTACTCAATGCAGATGGCGTAACCGGCGGCTATAATTTTCAGCACGCTTGGACGAGTGGGTATTTGGCTGGTAAGACCGCAGGTGGTGCTAATTGA